One window from the genome of Enterococcus haemoperoxidus ATCC BAA-382 encodes:
- the opp3C gene encoding oligopeptide ABC transporter permease, with the protein METVDLNNVPEKIKNIPANDFQPLDTSTTKERERIATPSLSFLQDSWRRLKKNKAAVISLILLGIIIFISIITIWVSPHDPTQQNVAYINLPPRIPFLDSINGFNGTANVAGKMVDKYAQANVPDNVNFYLGTDGLGRDVLSRLFMGTRISLLIAFIAALLDITIGVTYGLISGLLGGRVDTVMQRILEVLSGIPNLVVMILMLTVFDPGILSIVLAMVITNWISMARIVRAQTLKLKDQEFVLAAQTLGESRLKIAVKHILPNISSVIIVQMMFSIPSAIFFEAFLSFIGLGLRPPTASLGTLLNEGYKTFRFLPYLMWIPAVTLSVVMICFNLLADGLRDAFDPKMKE; encoded by the coding sequence ATGGAAACAGTTGACTTAAATAATGTCCCAGAAAAAATCAAAAACATACCTGCAAATGACTTCCAGCCTTTGGATACATCAACAACCAAGGAACGTGAACGAATTGCAACGCCGTCACTAAGCTTTTTACAAGATTCTTGGCGTCGTTTGAAAAAGAATAAAGCTGCTGTGATTTCCTTGATTCTTTTAGGAATCATCATCTTTATTTCAATTATAACAATTTGGGTGTCACCACATGACCCAACACAACAAAATGTAGCGTACATCAATTTACCACCGCGTATTCCGTTTTTAGATAGTATCAATGGGTTTAACGGTACAGCCAATGTTGCTGGTAAAATGGTAGATAAGTACGCTCAAGCGAACGTTCCTGATAACGTGAATTTCTATCTTGGAACAGATGGCTTAGGCCGTGATGTATTGAGCCGTTTATTCATGGGAACACGTATCTCATTATTGATCGCATTTATCGCAGCTTTACTTGATATTACGATTGGTGTAACATATGGTTTGATTTCAGGACTATTAGGTGGACGTGTCGACACAGTGATGCAACGTATTTTAGAAGTTCTTTCTGGAATCCCTAACCTTGTTGTCATGATCTTGATGCTGACAGTTTTTGATCCAGGTATTTTATCGATCGTTTTAGCGATGGTTATTACTAACTGGATTTCAATGGCCAGAATCGTTCGGGCGCAGACCTTGAAATTAAAAGATCAAGAGTTCGTTTTAGCTGCCCAAACATTAGGTGAATCTCGTTTGAAGATTGCCGTAAAACATATTTTGCCGAATATCTCAAGCGTGATCATCGTTCAAATGATGTTCAGTATCCCGTCGGCCATTTTCTTCGAAGCGTTTCTAAGTTTCATCGGTTTAGGATTAAGACCGCCGACCGCTTCTCTTGGAACATTATTAAATGAAGGATATAAAACGTTCCGTTTCCTTCCATATTTGATGTGGATTCCTGCCGTAACTTTGTCAGTCGTAATGATTTGTTTCAACTTGTTAGCTGACGGACTACGTGATGCCTTCGATCCTAAGATGAAAGAGTAG
- a CDS encoding FUSC family protein gives MHRSSFFKELTTFHKPQKAPFRLIGAGICMAVPLFIGYFSNNLLIGSFGSLGIFTFLYYQTLPLNELLIRLSSVGGFLLFGNLIGVLSTHIPWVIPIAIALISFFARIIFRLYRIAKPGAFFIVMVTAMGSGTKIPLEKVPIMMSYVLLGVLTSLVVAVILYFVEGQVVEPEKKVSLQERLYTDPAALLDALHYAAILFLATYISQSLHLTNAYWMIVSCAAVLQGDNLRAVMHRNIQRILGTMIGLLIAALLLSISFTSLETIFLICFFFLTVEFFIKRNYTIANFFTTPMSLLLANLARHQYLVSLLNYRLIGIVLGSLLGLLGAYVLTTCLKFYNRAYQLNENLDKETE, from the coding sequence ATGCATCGTTCATCATTTTTCAAAGAATTAACTACATTCCACAAACCTCAAAAAGCACCTTTTCGCTTGATTGGTGCCGGTATCTGTATGGCCGTACCGCTATTTATTGGCTATTTCTCAAATAATTTATTGATTGGAAGTTTCGGCTCACTTGGGATTTTTACTTTTCTCTACTATCAAACTCTTCCATTAAACGAACTGCTGATTCGTTTAAGTTCCGTTGGTGGATTTTTACTTTTTGGCAACCTGATTGGTGTCTTGAGTACTCATATTCCTTGGGTTATTCCAATCGCTATAGCGTTGATTTCCTTTTTTGCCAGAATTATTTTTAGGTTGTATAGAATTGCAAAGCCTGGGGCTTTTTTTATTGTCATGGTCACCGCTATGGGTAGTGGGACTAAAATTCCTTTGGAAAAAGTTCCAATCATGATGAGTTATGTTTTATTAGGTGTTTTAACCTCTCTTGTGGTGGCCGTCATCTTATACTTTGTTGAAGGTCAAGTCGTTGAACCAGAAAAAAAAGTTTCCTTACAAGAGCGACTATATACAGATCCTGCGGCACTTTTAGATGCTTTACATTATGCAGCTATTTTATTTTTAGCAACCTACATCAGTCAGTCTTTACATCTAACGAATGCTTATTGGATGATCGTTTCGTGTGCTGCAGTTTTACAAGGGGATAATTTACGAGCAGTCATGCATCGAAATATTCAGAGAATCTTAGGGACAATGATTGGACTGTTGATTGCAGCTCTTTTATTGAGTATTTCTTTTACTTCTCTAGAAACAATTTTTCTGATTTGCTTTTTCTTTTTGACTGTAGAATTTTTTATCAAAAGAAATTATACGATTGCAAATTTTTTTACTACGCCAATGTCATTACTACTTGCTAACCTAGCTCGTCATCAATATTTAGTCAGTTTACTGAATTATCGTTTGATTGGGATTGTTTTAGGCAGTCTTTTAGGCCTTCTAGGAGCGTATGTGTTAACAACCTGCTTAAAATTTTATAATCGTGCGTATCAATTAAATGAAAATTTAGATAAAGAAACAGAATAG
- a CDS encoding phosphomevalonate kinase, which produces MIEVSTPGKLFIAGEYAVVEPGHPAIIVAVDQFVTVTLESAENVGSIQSAQYSSLPVRWTRRNNELVLDIRENPFHYVLAAIRLTEKYAQEQHKELSFYHLKVTSELDNSNGRKYGLGSSGAVTVATVKALGLFYGLELTEEEIFKLSALAHLEVQGNGSCGDIAASCYGGWIAFSTFDHQWVNDQAQKQTLTALLQAAWPKLMIQTLTVPKKLRLLIGWTGSPASTSDLVDQVNQSKEVQETAYQQFLDESKSCVETMITGFQTENITLIQTQIRKNRQLLQQLTSITGVMIETPALKKLCNLAQTCGGAAKSSGAGGGDCGIVLFKQKSGILPLMSSWEKEGITPLPLHVYFYGKQEKDESKR; this is translated from the coding sequence ATGATAGAAGTTTCCACACCTGGTAAGTTATTTATTGCTGGAGAATATGCCGTTGTTGAACCAGGACATCCAGCAATCATCGTTGCAGTGGATCAATTTGTAACGGTCACGCTTGAATCAGCTGAAAATGTCGGTAGTATTCAGTCTGCCCAATACAGTTCATTACCTGTACGTTGGACAAGAAGAAATAACGAACTCGTTTTAGATATTCGGGAAAATCCCTTTCACTATGTATTGGCAGCAATTCGCTTAACTGAAAAATATGCGCAAGAACAACATAAAGAGTTGTCTTTCTATCACTTAAAAGTCACTAGTGAATTAGACAATTCAAACGGACGAAAATATGGCTTAGGCTCCAGTGGTGCTGTAACTGTTGCAACTGTAAAAGCGTTGGGTCTTTTTTACGGCTTAGAGTTAACTGAAGAAGAAATATTCAAACTTTCCGCACTAGCTCATTTAGAGGTTCAAGGAAATGGCTCTTGCGGAGATATCGCAGCAAGCTGTTACGGCGGTTGGATCGCCTTTTCAACTTTCGATCATCAGTGGGTTAATGATCAGGCTCAAAAACAAACACTGACTGCATTACTTCAAGCAGCATGGCCAAAATTAATGATCCAAACACTGACAGTTCCCAAAAAACTACGGCTGCTGATTGGCTGGACGGGAAGTCCTGCTTCTACATCTGATTTAGTCGATCAAGTCAACCAATCAAAAGAAGTCCAAGAAACAGCCTATCAGCAATTTTTAGATGAAAGTAAATCGTGTGTCGAAACGATGATCACAGGCTTTCAGACAGAAAATATCACATTGATCCAAACACAAATCCGGAAAAACCGGCAATTACTCCAACAACTAACATCGATCACAGGTGTTATGATCGAAACTCCTGCCCTAAAAAAATTATGTAATTTAGCACAAACTTGTGGTGGTGCAGCGAAATCCTCTGGCGCAGGTGGCGGCGATTGCGGCATTGTCTTATTTAAACAAAAATCTGGTATCTTACCTTTAATGAGCTCTTGGGAAAAAGAAGGCATCACGCCTTTACCATTACATGTATATTTTTACGGAAAGCAGGAAAAAGATGAATCGAAAAGATGA
- a CDS encoding peptide ABC transporter substrate-binding protein, with protein sequence MKLKKSFAFGFITLFSLTLAACGNGGGNTDDTGSSKAADGKPSGEQVFRVNVLQEMPSADLSVATDVISFTALNNVYEGIYRLNLDNKPEPAGAAEKAEVSDDGVTYKIKLNEKSKWSDGKPVKAEDYVYGWQRTVDPATASEYAYLYESVKNGADIAAGKKDKAELGIKATGDYELEVTLEKATPYFDYLLAFPSFFPQRKDIVEKYGKEYAANSDNSVYNGPFVLDGFDGAGTDTEWSYKKNKEYWDADSVKLDEVKTNVVKEAPTSYNLFQDGQADDVTLTGELAQQAANDPALVIQKEASTQYMELNQIDENSPYRNENLRKAISYSIDRKSLVEQILGDGSVEPKGLVPADMSKSPDGKEDFTKAADDKIAYDKEKAKEHWEKAKKELGIKTLDIDILSSDADSSKKTVEYIQGAIQDTLEGTKVTVSPVPFAVRLDRSNKGDFKAVIGGWGADYVDPSSFLDLFQTGVPYNRGHYSNPEYDKALKAASTTNANDPEKRWDNLVDAEKIIMGDMGVIPLYQKAEAHLRAEKVKDVGFHPAGAQYDYKWTYISE encoded by the coding sequence ATGAAGTTAAAGAAGTCATTTGCTTTTGGATTCATCACTTTATTTAGTTTAACACTCGCAGCGTGCGGTAACGGCGGTGGAAATACAGACGATACAGGCAGCTCAAAAGCAGCCGATGGAAAACCAAGCGGAGAGCAAGTATTCCGTGTCAATGTTTTACAAGAAATGCCAAGTGCCGACTTATCAGTAGCGACAGATGTTATCAGCTTCACTGCTTTAAACAATGTATATGAAGGAATCTATCGTTTGAATCTAGATAATAAACCAGAACCTGCTGGAGCAGCTGAAAAAGCTGAAGTCAGCGATGATGGCGTTACGTATAAAATCAAGCTAAACGAAAAATCTAAATGGTCAGACGGAAAACCCGTAAAAGCAGAAGACTATGTCTATGGATGGCAACGTACAGTTGATCCAGCGACGGCTTCAGAATATGCCTACCTTTATGAATCTGTAAAAAATGGTGCGGATATCGCAGCCGGTAAGAAAGACAAAGCGGAACTTGGAATCAAAGCGACAGGTGATTATGAATTAGAAGTTACATTAGAAAAAGCAACGCCTTATTTTGATTACCTATTAGCGTTCCCATCATTCTTCCCACAAAGAAAAGACATCGTGGAAAAATATGGTAAAGAATACGCAGCAAATAGCGATAACTCAGTTTACAACGGCCCGTTTGTCTTAGATGGATTTGATGGAGCAGGAACGGATACTGAATGGTCATATAAGAAAAACAAAGAATATTGGGATGCAGATTCTGTAAAATTGGACGAAGTAAAAACGAATGTTGTGAAAGAAGCACCAACTTCATATAACTTATTCCAAGATGGACAAGCAGATGATGTAACATTAACTGGTGAGTTAGCGCAACAAGCAGCCAATGATCCAGCTCTTGTGATCCAAAAAGAAGCATCGACTCAATATATGGAATTAAATCAAATCGACGAAAATTCACCATATAGAAATGAGAACTTAAGAAAAGCTATTTCTTATTCAATCGACCGTAAATCGTTAGTTGAACAAATCTTAGGTGATGGATCAGTAGAACCTAAAGGGTTAGTTCCAGCAGATATGTCTAAATCTCCAGATGGAAAAGAAGACTTCACGAAAGCGGCAGATGATAAAATTGCTTATGATAAAGAAAAAGCAAAAGAACATTGGGAAAAAGCGAAGAAAGAATTGGGTATCAAAACATTAGATATCGATATCTTATCTTCTGATGCAGATTCATCTAAGAAAACAGTAGAATATATCCAAGGTGCGATCCAAGATACTTTAGAAGGAACAAAAGTAACCGTAAGTCCAGTACCATTTGCTGTTCGTTTAGACCGTTCTAATAAAGGTGACTTTAAAGCAGTTATCGGTGGTTGGGGAGCTGACTACGTAGATCCAAGTAGTTTCTTAGATCTATTCCAAACAGGTGTTCCATATAACCGTGGACATTACAGCAATCCTGAATACGACAAAGCATTAAAAGCTGCGTCAACTACAAATGCTAATGATCCTGAAAAACGTTGGGATAACTTAGTAGATGCAGAGAAAATAATCATGGGCGACATGGGTGTGATTCCTCTTTACCAAAAAGCTGAAGCGCACTTACGTGCTGAAAAAGTGAAAGATGTTGGTTTCCATCCAGCAGGTGCGCAATACGATTACAAATGGACTTATATTTCAGAATAG
- a CDS encoding pentapeptide repeat-containing protein, whose amino-acid sequence MKIKKPVAPLLPKLTETDFISLDDEVIIEGLSVKEQDLSYQDVRNLVFRECQFEKLTMNRNHLERFECSNVIFDHCDLSNTEWIGASFHQVHFRQCKLTGTNFAESYLRDCLFEDCLADYTSFSATNQKVVQFKQTSLNDTEFVEVTWNNLLLDNCSLTGSNWFHTKLAGLDLTKSTFEKIAFSQELLKGLNVTQEQAITIAAGLGLIIEE is encoded by the coding sequence ATGAAAATCAAAAAGCCTGTTGCACCGTTATTACCTAAACTAACTGAAACTGATTTTATTTCTCTAGATGATGAAGTTATTATTGAAGGCTTATCTGTCAAAGAGCAAGATCTAAGTTATCAAGATGTCCGAAATTTAGTTTTTAGGGAATGTCAGTTTGAAAAATTGACTATGAATCGAAATCATTTAGAGCGATTTGAGTGTAGCAATGTGATTTTTGATCATTGTGACCTATCAAATACAGAGTGGATTGGCGCTAGCTTTCATCAAGTCCATTTTCGTCAATGTAAATTAACTGGAACAAATTTTGCGGAAAGTTATTTACGAGATTGCTTATTTGAAGATTGTTTAGCAGACTATACTTCTTTCAGCGCTACAAATCAAAAAGTCGTTCAATTTAAACAAACCAGTTTGAACGATACAGAATTTGTTGAAGTCACTTGGAACAATCTATTATTAGATAATTGTTCATTGACTGGAAGTAACTGGTTCCATACAAAATTGGCTGGTCTTGATTTAACAAAAAGTACCTTTGAAAAAATTGCTTTTTCACAAGAATTACTCAAAGGATTAAACGTAACACAAGAACAGGCAATTACGATTGCTGCGGGTTTGGGCTTAATTATTGAAGAATAA
- a CDS encoding DUF3899 domain-containing protein, translating into MKNLKWPLITSAVSSIGIFTYLLIKQSLTIRSISDTFFIVSLFFLIIGLAMWIMSSGFFDNFQRFMKMHFRFRKKNEPKEFIPFSEIGKAHQLYWLETGGILLIVSIVSLLFYFL; encoded by the coding sequence ATGAAAAATTTAAAATGGCCCTTGATTACCTCAGCGGTCTCAAGCATCGGTATTTTTACTTACCTATTGATAAAACAGTCACTGACTATCCGTTCTATATCTGATACCTTCTTCATCGTTTCATTATTCTTTCTGATTATCGGCTTAGCCATGTGGATTATGTCCTCAGGATTTTTTGATAATTTCCAACGTTTTATGAAAATGCATTTTCGTTTTAGAAAGAAAAATGAACCGAAAGAATTCATTCCATTTTCAGAAATTGGCAAAGCACATCAGCTTTACTGGCTTGAAACTGGAGGTATTTTACTGATTGTCTCTATTGTTTCTTTATTATTTTACTTTTTATGA
- the mvk gene encoding mevalonate kinase: MNKEKIGHGQASGKIILMGEHSVVYGEPAIAIPFQETFISTKVEPDSTMILDCHYYSGALSEVPPQLKSVKEVINQALIELHQKNMTFKITITSTIPAERGMGSSAAVAVSIVRALFDYFEVPCSPETLLHLVNRAEKIAHGNPSGIDAAATSGNEPLFFIKNHPLESFPMNVSNAFLIVADTGIKGQTRAAVSDVAHLFEQNKKEISQHITELGRLTKLAKQAISKDDVHTLGNVMNQAHDQLKSLTVSNDQLDQLVITAREHGAIGAKLTGGGRGGCMIALAESKEQAVKIAAALKSAGAFATWIQSLGVKK; the protein is encoded by the coding sequence ATGAATAAAGAAAAAATTGGTCATGGGCAAGCCTCTGGAAAGATTATACTGATGGGTGAACATTCTGTCGTTTACGGCGAACCTGCAATTGCCATCCCATTTCAGGAAACCTTCATTTCAACAAAGGTTGAACCTGACAGTACCATGATACTGGATTGTCATTATTATTCAGGAGCACTTTCAGAAGTTCCGCCACAATTAAAAAGTGTTAAAGAAGTCATCAATCAAGCCTTGATTGAACTTCACCAGAAAAATATGACGTTTAAAATCACCATCACTAGTACAATTCCAGCAGAGCGTGGTATGGGGTCAAGCGCTGCTGTTGCTGTTTCTATCGTTCGTGCTTTATTTGATTATTTTGAGGTTCCTTGTTCACCAGAAACACTGCTCCATTTAGTCAATCGAGCTGAAAAAATTGCTCACGGTAACCCTAGTGGTATTGATGCAGCTGCAACTAGTGGAAACGAACCGTTATTTTTCATAAAAAATCATCCATTAGAATCATTCCCAATGAATGTTTCCAATGCTTTTTTGATCGTTGCTGACACTGGAATCAAAGGACAAACGAGAGCTGCCGTCAGCGACGTAGCTCATCTTTTTGAGCAAAATAAAAAAGAAATCTCACAACATATTACTGAATTAGGTCGGTTGACTAAACTTGCGAAACAAGCTATTTCTAAAGACGATGTTCATACATTAGGAAACGTAATGAATCAGGCACACGATCAGCTTAAATCACTTACTGTCAGCAATGACCAATTAGATCAGTTAGTTATAACTGCCAGAGAACATGGCGCAATAGGCGCAAAATTAACAGGTGGCGGCCGCGGCGGCTGTATGATTGCTTTAGCAGAATCTAAAGAACAAGCAGTAAAAATTGCTGCTGCACTAAAGTCTGCTGGAGCTTTTGCCACTTGGATTCAATCATTAGGAGTGAAAAAATAA
- the fni gene encoding type 2 isopentenyl-diphosphate Delta-isomerase, protein MNRKDEHISLAKAFHKDKTNDFDQIRFVHHSFSEVALDDVDISTSFLDFSFKQPFYINAMTGGSDRAKEINQQLGIIARETGIMVATGSVNAALKNPDVAETYQIMRKENPEGVIFANIGAGLSLEEAKRAVELFHADGLQIHVNVPQELVMPEGDRDFHGWLDTIEDIASQLSVPVVVKEVGFGMSSETIEQLVRRGVKAVDVSGQGGTSFTQIENARRKKRELGFLTDWGQSTVLSLLEAANWHRDLDVLASGGVRQSLDIVKALSLGAKSVGIAGTILNQLMTHGLDKTIALVKQWEDELKMLYTLLGKKTTAELTTTDIIFSPEIIHWCESRGIAYQPFAKRSK, encoded by the coding sequence ATGAATCGAAAAGATGAACATATCTCTTTGGCAAAAGCCTTTCATAAAGATAAAACCAATGACTTCGACCAAATCCGTTTTGTTCATCATTCATTTTCCGAAGTAGCACTGGATGACGTTGATATTTCAACATCTTTTCTTGATTTCTCTTTCAAACAGCCGTTTTATATCAATGCTATGACCGGCGGTAGTGATCGTGCGAAAGAAATCAATCAGCAATTAGGCATCATAGCTAGAGAAACGGGTATCATGGTGGCAACAGGATCTGTTAACGCTGCTTTGAAAAATCCTGACGTAGCAGAAACTTACCAAATCATGCGCAAAGAAAATCCTGAAGGCGTGATTTTCGCGAATATTGGCGCCGGACTTTCTTTAGAAGAAGCCAAAAGAGCTGTCGAACTTTTTCATGCTGATGGACTCCAAATTCATGTGAATGTTCCTCAAGAACTGGTAATGCCAGAAGGAGATCGTGATTTTCATGGTTGGCTAGATACTATTGAAGATATTGCGTCTCAACTGTCTGTTCCAGTTGTTGTCAAAGAAGTTGGTTTTGGCATGAGTAGTGAGACGATTGAACAATTAGTTCGGCGCGGTGTCAAAGCAGTTGATGTGAGTGGCCAAGGCGGAACAAGTTTTACCCAAATTGAAAATGCACGGCGTAAGAAACGAGAGCTTGGCTTTTTAACTGATTGGGGGCAATCAACGGTCCTCTCACTCTTGGAAGCGGCGAATTGGCATCGTGACCTTGACGTTTTAGCCTCTGGTGGCGTTCGGCAATCACTAGATATTGTCAAAGCACTGAGTTTAGGTGCTAAAAGTGTTGGTATAGCTGGGACTATCTTAAATCAGCTAATGACACATGGTCTTGATAAAACGATTGCACTTGTTAAGCAATGGGAAGATGAACTTAAAATGTTGTATACATTACTAGGAAAGAAAACCACAGCTGAGCTTACAACAACTGATATTATTTTTTCTCCTGAAATCATTCATTGGTGCGAAAGTCGTGGGATTGCATATCAACCGTTTGCAAAGAGAAGTAAATAA
- the opp1B gene encoding oligopeptide ABC transporter permease Opp1B, with the protein MNSFGKYFLKRVFFMIITLWLIATITFFLMQLLPGTPYTNQEKLSPETIAMLNKQSGLDKPVIVQYGIYLKNLLVGDFGISFQFKNQPVAKLLAGRIGPSVQLGAQAIIFGTLVGILLGIIAAMRQNTWVDTVATLMAILGRSIPNFVFAVLLQYIFAMKLKVLPIAMWNGFAYTILPTIALAMSPMADSARFIRTEMVEVLHSDYVELARAKGLSRWQVAVRHGLRNSLIPLITLLGPLAVGLMTGSLVVENIFAIPGIGEQFVKSIMTNDYPTIMAVTILYSALLVFVILIVDLLYGLIDPRIRVSGGAKG; encoded by the coding sequence TTGAACAGTTTTGGAAAATATTTTCTTAAACGGGTCTTCTTCATGATCATCACATTGTGGCTGATCGCAACGATTACGTTTTTCTTAATGCAATTATTACCAGGTACTCCTTATACCAACCAAGAAAAACTTAGTCCAGAAACAATCGCTATGCTGAACAAGCAATCTGGTTTAGATAAGCCAGTGATCGTTCAATATGGAATTTACTTAAAAAATCTTCTAGTTGGTGACTTTGGTATTTCATTCCAATTTAAAAACCAACCAGTAGCAAAACTTTTGGCAGGTCGTATTGGGCCTTCTGTCCAATTAGGCGCACAAGCCATCATCTTTGGTACGCTAGTCGGTATTTTACTAGGGATCATTGCCGCAATGCGCCAAAACACATGGGTGGATACAGTAGCGACGTTAATGGCAATTTTAGGACGTTCGATTCCTAACTTCGTCTTTGCGGTACTACTGCAATATATCTTTGCCATGAAATTAAAAGTGTTGCCAATCGCAATGTGGAATGGATTTGCTTACACGATTCTCCCAACGATTGCTCTGGCAATGAGTCCAATGGCCGATTCCGCCAGGTTTATACGAACCGAGATGGTCGAAGTTTTACATAGTGATTATGTAGAGTTGGCTCGTGCCAAAGGCTTAAGCCGCTGGCAAGTTGCCGTGAGACACGGACTTAGAAACAGTTTGATTCCTTTGATTACATTACTCGGCCCATTAGCCGTTGGTTTGATGACAGGATCTCTAGTTGTTGAAAATATTTTTGCGATCCCAGGTATTGGGGAGCAGTTCGTAAAATCAATCATGACCAATGACTACCCAACAATTATGGCCGTGACGATTTTATATTCTGCTTTGTTAGTATTTGTAATCTTGATCGTTGATTTACTTTATGGATTGATTGATCCAAGAATTCGTGTTTCAGGAGGTGCCAAAGGTTAA
- the mvaD gene encoding diphosphomevalonate decarboxylase, with amino-acid sequence MYVGKARAYTNIALIKYWGKKDERLILPMNSSLSLTLDAFYTETSVYFDKSLTEDLFVLDGKKQDSKQTAKISKFLDLIRQQQNLSLFARVDSQNFVPTAAGLASSASGLAALAGACSEALDLQLTETELSRLARRGSGSACRSIFGGFAEWQKGDSDQTSFAKAIPSEGWENELAMLFVLVDDGVKDISSRDGMKRTVETSSFYSGWLENVEADLAIAKEAIKERDFNKLGEVAEANGLRMHGTTLAAVPPFTYWSPESLNVMQLVRSARQAGLPCYFTMDAGPNVKILVEKKNLTALKNFLAEYLPEQKLITAFAGPGIEAIPIERSEDL; translated from the coding sequence ATGTATGTTGGAAAAGCAAGAGCTTATACAAATATTGCGTTGATCAAATATTGGGGAAAAAAAGATGAACGCTTGATATTGCCTATGAATAGCAGTCTTTCTTTAACATTGGATGCTTTTTATACTGAAACTAGTGTCTATTTCGATAAATCATTAACAGAAGATCTCTTCGTTTTAGATGGAAAAAAACAAGATTCTAAGCAAACAGCAAAAATTTCTAAATTCTTAGATCTCATTCGCCAACAGCAAAATCTATCATTATTTGCAAGAGTCGACAGTCAAAACTTTGTCCCGACTGCAGCTGGTTTAGCTTCTTCCGCTAGCGGTTTAGCGGCTCTCGCTGGTGCTTGTAGTGAAGCATTAGATTTGCAGTTAACTGAGACAGAACTATCTCGTTTAGCTAGACGTGGTTCTGGATCTGCCTGCCGCAGTATTTTTGGTGGATTTGCTGAATGGCAAAAAGGCGACTCTGATCAAACCTCATTTGCAAAAGCGATTCCTTCTGAGGGCTGGGAAAACGAGTTAGCGATGTTATTCGTTTTAGTTGATGATGGAGTGAAAGATATTTCCAGCCGTGATGGTATGAAACGAACCGTTGAAACATCAAGTTTTTACTCTGGTTGGTTAGAAAATGTCGAAGCAGATTTAGCAATAGCCAAAGAAGCAATTAAGGAAAGAGACTTTAACAAATTAGGGGAAGTCGCTGAAGCAAATGGTTTGCGCATGCATGGTACTACCTTAGCTGCCGTACCACCGTTTACTTACTGGTCACCAGAAAGTCTTAACGTTATGCAGTTAGTCCGTTCAGCCAGACAAGCCGGTCTACCTTGCTACTTTACAATGGATGCTGGACCGAATGTTAAAATTTTAGTAGAAAAGAAAAATCTGACTGCTTTAAAGAACTTTTTAGCAGAATATTTGCCTGAGCAAAAGCTGATTACGGCTTTTGCAGGACCCGGAATTGAAGCAATTCCTATAGAAAGGTCGGAAGATTTATGA